A stretch of Planctomycetia bacterium DNA encodes these proteins:
- a CDS encoding aspartate 1-decarboxylase, whose product MLLRTYLLGKIHNIRLTDKNVNYVGSVTLGPEFLQASGIQVNEAVQVVNVENGERFITYVLPGGKPGECTLNGGAARLAEIGDKLIIMAFAQSDKPIEPKVAMVGQNNKLERITTTSPGG is encoded by the coding sequence ATGCTGTTACGAACGTATTTACTGGGAAAAATTCACAACATCCGCCTGACTGACAAGAACGTCAATTACGTCGGTTCAGTCACGCTTGGACCAGAGTTCCTGCAGGCATCGGGCATTCAAGTCAATGAAGCAGTACAGGTGGTAAACGTGGAAAATGGCGAACGATTCATCACCTACGTGTTACCTGGTGGAAAACCGGGTGAATGCACTCTGAATGGTGGAGCAGCCCGTTTGGCTGAAATTGGTGACAAATTGATCATCATGGCTTTTGCCCAAAGCGACAAGCCTATTGAACCCAAGGTCGCCATGGTGGGTCAAAACAATAAACTGGAACGCATTACCACCACATCACCGGGTGGTTAG
- a CDS encoding caspase family protein, protein MSKAPLQNAKKEGKQADEVIPYSSRMVRQQRSSTYIFLTMVVIAIGAITTGFVVFKDKIFAWMNQATSQAQASKNEPQSSLLITTKEKLDERSGDLTQLQDSSPARKNRRNLARIPAPYPGRALLIGIRNYLYLNPLNPGYRAERSFQKDPLGLINLRRVLVTELSFPREQVMVLSDVDDHQPAVPTKETIQATISEFLSGSLPAQRVVLTLCVHACYLGGKTYLIPVDGELPLEGAKPDAERDARLSNNMIPLSWLYEKLANCPARQKLLILDIAQNDPEAGMIRLASGPLIEEMHVELRNMPDGVQVWIPCQAGQFSYGINSSGQNGTVFMDTICQLATLSIERNWKLIDKDPALKTSSLPLVLLAKQVSTDTAKYLKDRELVQTPQLLGKEKPTEATPVTLHENLPAVKLVVPTNKSDLVNGQELSMVIQEAGIESDPTRRISPSSFPPLKQALFAKYKPDYQSAKELSEKLNQWPLRAMTVKAIRAIDRSMKSFKTRFVEESDETAFKKKMVKEQETPAFVTAELSDILEEMKKLSEKRDEEPSPRWQAHFDFTQARLLAQLAHVQEYSFVLGNKLRKDTPKIKDAKNHNGWIIVPQRKLEQKETRTYDSERQKILNRIIKEHPGTPWEILARREQATILGLTLQETFLEEGKPLTSSK, encoded by the coding sequence GTGTCTAAAGCACCCCTACAAAATGCGAAAAAAGAGGGCAAGCAAGCTGACGAAGTGATACCCTACTCCAGCCGGATGGTACGGCAACAACGAAGCAGTACTTACATTTTTCTCACTATGGTGGTGATTGCTATTGGAGCCATCACCACTGGTTTTGTGGTATTCAAAGACAAAATCTTTGCCTGGATGAACCAGGCGACGTCACAAGCTCAAGCAAGCAAGAATGAACCGCAGTCGTCATTGTTGATCACCACAAAGGAAAAACTGGATGAACGATCAGGGGATTTGACTCAGCTTCAGGACTCATCGCCAGCCCGGAAAAACCGTCGTAATCTTGCACGCATACCGGCACCTTACCCCGGACGGGCTTTATTGATCGGCATTCGAAACTACCTCTATTTGAACCCGCTCAACCCAGGATATCGTGCCGAACGCTCATTCCAGAAAGATCCTCTGGGGCTGATCAACCTGCGACGGGTACTTGTAACCGAGTTGTCTTTCCCACGCGAACAGGTAATGGTGCTTAGCGATGTGGATGATCACCAGCCAGCAGTTCCAACGAAAGAAACTATACAAGCTACCATCAGCGAATTTCTGTCAGGTAGCCTGCCTGCTCAGAGAGTCGTGCTGACTCTCTGCGTGCATGCCTGTTATCTTGGTGGCAAAACATACCTGATCCCTGTCGATGGTGAATTGCCTCTCGAAGGCGCCAAGCCTGATGCTGAACGAGATGCCCGCCTGAGCAACAATATGATTCCGTTGAGTTGGCTCTATGAGAAATTGGCGAATTGCCCGGCACGTCAGAAACTGCTCATTCTGGATATTGCTCAGAACGATCCGGAAGCAGGAATGATTCGACTTGCCAGCGGTCCATTGATTGAAGAAATGCATGTGGAGCTTAGAAACATGCCAGACGGAGTTCAAGTTTGGATACCCTGCCAGGCTGGGCAGTTTTCGTATGGCATCAACAGTTCCGGGCAGAATGGAACTGTCTTCATGGATACCATCTGCCAATTGGCAACCCTTAGTATTGAGCGCAACTGGAAGTTGATCGATAAAGACCCTGCACTGAAAACAAGTAGTTTGCCATTGGTTCTGCTTGCGAAACAAGTTAGCACGGACACTGCAAAGTATCTGAAAGATAGAGAGCTTGTTCAGACTCCGCAACTTCTGGGCAAGGAAAAACCGACGGAAGCTACACCGGTAACGCTTCATGAGAATTTACCTGCTGTCAAACTGGTAGTGCCAACGAATAAATCGGATCTGGTAAATGGGCAGGAATTGTCCATGGTAATCCAAGAGGCGGGAATTGAAAGTGACCCGACTCGCAGGATCAGTCCGAGCAGTTTCCCACCCCTGAAGCAGGCACTATTTGCTAAATATAAGCCCGACTACCAGTCTGCCAAAGAACTGTCAGAAAAGCTGAACCAATGGCCTTTGCGAGCCATGACAGTGAAAGCCATCCGGGCAATTGATCGTTCGATGAAATCTTTCAAAACCCGTTTTGTAGAAGAGAGCGACGAAACTGCATTCAAAAAGAAAATGGTAAAGGAGCAGGAAACACCTGCATTTGTCACCGCTGAATTGTCTGACATTCTGGAGGAGATGAAAAAACTGTCTGAAAAACGTGACGAGGAACCTTCCCCCCGCTGGCAGGCTCACTTCGATTTCACCCAGGCCCGGCTCCTCGCTCAACTGGCTCATGTGCAGGAATACAGCTTTGTCCTTGGCAACAAACTCAGGAAGGACACACCCAAAATCAAAGATGCCAAAAATCATAATGGCTGGATTATTGTTCCACAACGCAAACTGGAACAGAAAGAAACTCGCACCTATGATTCCGAACGACAGAAAATATTGAACAGGATCATCAAGGAACACCCCGGCACACCATGGGAAATACTCGCAAGGCGAGAGCAGGCGACTATTCTCGGCCTCACGCTTCAAGAAACATTTCTCGAAGAAGGTAAGCCTTTGACCAGCAGTAAGTAG
- a CDS encoding 3-methyladenine DNA glycosylase — protein sequence MIRHTWDRTAWQTARETHQQRVQFWINDRVERSLRNEKHPVYDFLFEYYTFRPSHLGRFSPGMGVLIQGVPAESLDWSTYYQPVDGGIAITADTFPVKRLPLVRWGVRFLEQTLERPPVWHCFGLHEWAMVYRAMKGRHEQVPLRLSSDEIARLVEENQLCCTHFDAYRFFTPEAKPLNRMQLNRLSLNDYDQPGCIHVNMDLYKWAFHLAPFISSELIADAFELAVAAREVDMRASPYDLKQFGFEPICIETKAGREEYVRNQRMISERGIPVRRRLLEAYRYIERGVTALTSQLSIQGATVFSTSINS from the coding sequence ATGATTCGCCATACATGGGATCGAACAGCCTGGCAGACTGCACGCGAAACTCATCAGCAGCGGGTTCAATTCTGGATTAACGATAGAGTGGAGCGAAGTCTTCGCAACGAAAAGCATCCAGTCTACGATTTCCTATTCGAATATTACACGTTCAGGCCAAGTCATCTGGGCCGATTTTCCCCTGGAATGGGTGTTCTGATTCAAGGCGTGCCAGCGGAAAGTCTGGATTGGTCAACATATTATCAACCGGTAGATGGTGGCATTGCTATTACTGCCGATACATTTCCCGTCAAAAGGCTGCCTCTGGTGCGCTGGGGCGTCCGTTTTCTGGAACAGACGCTGGAACGTCCGCCCGTATGGCACTGTTTTGGATTGCACGAATGGGCCATGGTCTATCGAGCCATGAAAGGCCGGCACGAACAGGTTCCGTTGCGTCTCAGCAGCGATGAGATCGCTCGATTAGTTGAAGAGAATCAGCTTTGCTGTACCCATTTCGACGCTTACCGGTTTTTCACACCGGAAGCGAAGCCGCTTAATCGAATGCAACTCAACCGGCTGAGTCTCAATGACTATGATCAGCCGGGCTGTATCCACGTCAACATGGACTTGTACAAGTGGGCGTTTCACCTGGCTCCGTTCATCAGCAGTGAGTTGATTGCAGACGCATTTGAGCTGGCTGTTGCTGCTCGTGAAGTGGATATGCGAGCGAGCCCCTATGACCTGAAGCAGTTTGGCTTTGAGCCGATTTGCATTGAAACGAAAGCCGGACGTGAAGAATATGTCAGAAATCAGCGCATGATTTCAGAACGCGGCATACCGGTTCGCCGGAGATTGCTGGAAGCCTATCGTTACATTGAACGCGGAGTAACGGCATT